One segment of Candidatus Rhabdochlamydia sp. T3358 DNA contains the following:
- a CDS encoding SufE family protein produces the protein MNLDLTHTFESCLRKQTLAKKIFESCITPEEKYQKIIELGKHLPSYPSINKTPEHLVKGCQSTMYLCSYLKETKMYFEVYSEALISAGLAALLLSVYQEEFPEVILKCPPLFLEELGLYTALSPSRSNGLSSLFLRMKQEALKALTKK, from the coding sequence ATGAACCTAGATTTAACCCATACTTTTGAAAGTTGTCTCCGCAAGCAAACCCTTGCTAAAAAAATCTTTGAATCCTGCATAACTCCTGAAGAAAAGTACCAAAAAATTATTGAACTAGGAAAACATCTACCTTCTTATCCTTCCATAAATAAAACCCCTGAACACTTAGTCAAAGGATGTCAAAGTACTATGTATCTTTGCTCCTATCTCAAAGAGACAAAAATGTATTTTGAAGTATATTCTGAAGCGCTCATTTCAGCAGGACTTGCTGCTCTTTTGCTCTCTGTCTACCAAGAAGAGTTCCCTGAGGTAATCCTAAAATGCCCCCCTTTATTCTTAGAAGAGCTAGGCCTTTATACGGCCTTATCGCCTAGTAGGTCAAACGGTCTTTCCAGTTTATTCTTACGTATGAAACAAGAAGCTTTAAAAGCTTTAACTAAAAAGTAA
- the infA gene encoding translation initiation factor IF-1, giving the protein MAKEDKIKIDGTVEELLPNMTFSVVLENGKRVLAHLCGKMRENNIRVFVGDIVKVEMSLYDLSKGRILHRKR; this is encoded by the coding sequence ATGGCAAAAGAAGACAAAATTAAAATTGACGGCACGGTAGAAGAGCTTCTTCCCAATATGACTTTTTCTGTTGTTTTAGAAAACGGGAAACGTGTTTTAGCTCATCTTTGCGGAAAAATGCGTGAGAACAACATTCGCGTTTTTGTAGGAGATATTGTTAAAGTTGAAATGTCCCTTTATGATTTGAGCAAAGGACGTATCTTACATAGAAAACGATAA